A portion of the Tachysurus vachellii isolate PV-2020 chromosome 14, HZAU_Pvac_v1, whole genome shotgun sequence genome contains these proteins:
- the LOC132856638 gene encoding F-box only protein 7-like — protein MKRIMSAVRAAVENLPWRSLLVAIGTATPVVIVYYYVNWDNEEETTENTVDTTGPVVFAENRCDNCFPLCSNLQLRVRVIEQTSRVELEGPEPTLTQLSTQVKEVVLPSAGLSNSNVSADHNTTQTQHNSQLQSPAGLSTHQSDTSSSHESPDSTCATCETEETDMDRGEAEQEAMGLFIPGPMLCCEAEEDKVPPSLETLYQTVQCNSTSDCLLLAAHVLLLETGFLPQGCDVRAGEMPNDWHAIDCLCRLQYFHPFCENSPVQMVGVLKGQTLIIKTIMKTNGAEEFSQKLALNPDDYVTKEWAGGNAGLVYRDIQKLSHVFKDQLVYPLIARAREALGLPALFGLTVLPPELLLRILRLLDVPSILKLSEVCRYLHSVTHDALLWKHFVYRDFGADTEHRNTDWKEVYKKKFKQMRHNHFGIPPYYYYINDPFPDLPNSSNFPHGVIRAEDYQRLALFQAILPRHHYDLIGRFLGYDPPVGHHLPRPGRRQAAHFRNPQDITE, from the exons ATGAAGAGGATTATGAGTGCAGTTAGGGCGGCTGTAGAGAATCTTCCTTGGCGCTCCCTGCTGGTGGCGATAGGAACTGCAACCCCTGTagtcattgtttattattatgttaattgGGACAATGAGGAGGAAACGACAGAGAACACAGTGGACACCACCGGCCCCGTAGTGTTCGCTGAAAACag GTGTGATAACTGTTTCCCCCTGTGCAGTAACTTACAGTTAAGAGTGAGAGTAATCGAGCAGACGAGCCGAGTGGAGCTTGAGGGACCAGAACCGACCCTGACCCAACTCAGCACCCAGGTCAAAGAGGTCGTGCTGCCTTCAGCTGGACTCAG TAACAGCAACGTTTCAGCTGATCACAACACAACtcagacacaacacaactcacaaCTCCAGAGTCCCGCTGGATTATCTACACACCAG tcagacACCAGCAGCAGCCATGAGAGCCCAGACAGTACTTGTGCTACATGTGAGACTGAGGAGACTGATATGGACAGAGGTGAGGCTGAACAGGAGGCAATGGGGCTCTTCATCCCTGGGCCCATGCTGTGCTGTGAAGCTGAGGAAGATAAGGTTCCTCCCTCTCTAGAGACACTGTACCAGACTGTGCAGTGCAACAGCACCTCGGACTGCCTGCTGTTAGCAGCCCACGTGTTACTGCTAGAGACCGGCTTCTTGCCACAG GGTTGTGACGTCAGAGCCGGAGAAATGCCCAATGACTGGCATGCAATAGATTGTCTCTGCAGGCTGCAGTACTTTCACCCGTTCTGTGAGAACAGCCCAGTTCAGATGGTTGGTGTGCTGAAGGGCCAAACACTTATTATAAAGA CCATCATGAAGACAAATGGTGCAGAGGAGTTTTCACAGAAGCTGGCACTGAATCCTGATGATTATGTGACTAAGGAGTGGGCAG GTGGAAATGCTGGACTGGTCTACAGAGATATACAGAAACTGTCTCATGTTTTTAAGGACCAGTTGGTTTACCCACTCATTGCAAGAGCTAGAGAAG CACTGGGTCTGCCTGCACTGTTTGGTCTGACTGTGCTGCCCCCTGAGCTGCTTTTAAGGATATTGCGGCTGCTGGATGTTCCATCGATCCTAAAGCTGTCTGAAGTATGCAGATACCTGCACTCTGTAACTCATGATGCCTTACTCTGGAAACACTTTGTGTACCGTGACTTTGGAG CTGACACtgagcacagaaacacagactggaAAGAG gtttacaaaaagaaatttaAGCAAATGAGGCATAACCATTTCGGTATTCCCCCATATTATTACTACATCAACGATCCCTTCCCTGATCTACCAAATTCTTCCAATTTCCCTCACGGCGTCATCAGAGCAGAGGACTATCAGAGACTTGCTCTTTTTCAGGCCATCCTGCCCCGCCATCACTATGACCTTATTGGCCGGTTTCTAGGTTACGATCCGCCAGTGGGACACCATTTGCCGAGGCCAGGGAGGAGACAAGCGGCACACTTCAGAAACCCACAGGACATTACGGAATAA